The Streptomyces sp. NBC_01268 genome window below encodes:
- a CDS encoding alanine racemase, whose product MPATTAIRAAAAPMSFEELRRATAELSPPFAVVDLGALHANATGMARRAGGKPIRLASKSLRCRPLIEQVLRMPGFSGVLAFTLPEALWLARTADEAVGDILVGYPCADPAPLRALAADERAAARVTIMIDSLEHLDLLDSVLGADGPAVRVCLDLDASLRLLGGRVHLGMRRSPLHSPDAAAALARAVVARPRLRLVGVMSYEGQIAGVGDAQPGSPLTRSALRFVQRTSARELRRRRAAAVRSVRDVAPLEFVNGGGTGSLEATSAEPAITELGAGSGIYSPALFDHYRAFRPLPAAYFALDVVRRPAPRHVTVLGGGWTASGPAGTDRLPVPVWPAGLRMLAQEGAGEVQTPLVGDAADGLRLGDRVWFRHAKAGELCERVDRLHLVEEGRIVDVVPTYRGEGHAFL is encoded by the coding sequence TTGCCGGCCACCACCGCCATCCGTGCCGCCGCCGCGCCGATGTCCTTCGAGGAGCTGCGCCGCGCGACGGCCGAGCTCAGCCCGCCCTTCGCCGTGGTCGACCTGGGGGCGCTGCACGCCAACGCCACCGGGATGGCCCGCCGCGCCGGGGGCAAGCCCATCCGCCTGGCCAGCAAGTCGCTGCGCTGCCGCCCGCTGATCGAGCAGGTCCTGCGGATGCCGGGCTTCTCCGGCGTCCTCGCGTTCACGCTGCCCGAGGCGCTGTGGCTGGCGCGCACCGCCGACGAGGCCGTGGGCGACATCCTGGTCGGCTACCCGTGCGCCGACCCGGCCCCGCTGCGCGCCCTCGCGGCCGACGAGCGGGCCGCCGCCCGGGTCACGATCATGATCGACTCGCTGGAGCACCTCGACCTGCTGGACTCGGTGCTCGGCGCGGACGGCCCGGCCGTACGGGTCTGCCTCGACCTGGACGCCTCGCTGCGGCTCCTCGGCGGCCGGGTCCACCTGGGCATGCGCCGTTCGCCGCTGCACAGCCCCGACGCCGCCGCGGCGCTGGCCCGGGCCGTCGTGGCGCGCCCGCGGCTGCGGCTCGTCGGCGTCATGTCGTACGAGGGTCAGATCGCCGGGGTCGGCGACGCCCAGCCGGGCTCGCCGCTCACCCGCTCGGCGCTGCGGTTCGTCCAGCGGACGTCGGCGCGGGAGCTGCGCCGACGGCGGGCGGCGGCGGTGCGGTCCGTGCGGGACGTCGCCCCGCTGGAGTTCGTCAACGGCGGCGGGACCGGCAGCCTGGAGGCGACCTCGGCGGAGCCGGCGATCACCGAGCTGGGGGCCGGGTCCGGCATCTACTCCCCCGCGCTCTTCGACCACTACCGCGCCTTCCGGCCGCTGCCCGCCGCCTACTTCGCCCTCGACGTGGTCCGGCGGCCCGCGCCCCGGCACGTGACGGTGCTCGGTGGCGGCTGGACCGCCTCGGGCCCGGCCGGCACCGACCGCCTGCCGGTGCCGGTGTGGCCGGCGGGGCTGCGGATGCTGGCCCAGGAGGGTGCCGGCGAGGTCCAGACCCCGCTCGTCGGGGACGCCGCGGACGGCCTGCGGCTCGGGGACCGGGTCTGGTTCCGCCACGCGAAGGCCGGGGAGCTGTGCGAGCGGGTGGACCGGCTCCACCTCGTCGAGGAGGGCCGGATCGTGGACGTCGTGCCCACCTACCGGGGCGAGGGCCACGCCTTCCTGTGA
- a CDS encoding TetR/AcrR family transcriptional regulator encodes MSRRSADERREQLIDAAIRVMIRDGVAKATTRAVVAEAGLPLGAFHYCFRAKEQLLHSVIERIMLRALDPPAAPVPEGLPVDEVVRGTLRAYWERVRRNPDEHLLTYELTQYALRKPGLADVARGQYRHYTEVSLRQLETIARRSGAEWTLPLPVLTRYGLSALDGLTLNWLIDRDDEAASAALDMYADHLVTLLRPVAEPAAAV; translated from the coding sequence ATGAGCCGCCGATCGGCCGACGAGCGTCGCGAGCAGCTGATCGACGCGGCGATCCGGGTCATGATCCGCGACGGCGTGGCGAAGGCGACCACGCGTGCCGTCGTCGCCGAGGCGGGGCTGCCGCTCGGCGCGTTCCACTACTGCTTCCGCGCCAAGGAGCAGCTGCTCCACAGCGTCATCGAGCGGATCATGCTGCGGGCCCTCGACCCGCCGGCCGCGCCGGTCCCGGAGGGCCTGCCGGTCGACGAGGTGGTCCGGGGCACCCTGCGCGCCTACTGGGAGCGGGTCCGGCGGAACCCGGACGAGCACCTCCTGACGTACGAGCTGACCCAGTACGCGCTGCGCAAGCCGGGCCTCGCCGACGTGGCCCGCGGCCAGTACCGGCACTACACCGAGGTCAGCCTGCGCCAGCTGGAGACCATCGCGCGCCGCTCGGGCGCCGAGTGGACCCTGCCGCTGCCCGTCCTCACCCGGTACGGGCTGAGCGCGCTGGACGGGCTGACCCTCAACTGGCTGATCGACCGTGACGACGAGGCGGCCTCGGCGGCGCTCGACATGTACGCGGACCACCTGGTCACGCTGCTCCGGCCGGTCGCGGAACCGGCGGCCGCCGTCTGA
- a CDS encoding serine/threonine dehydratase yields MHTLSHADVKTAADRIAGHVRPVTIAPGDADGVSFALELMQHTGSFKARGALNFLLAHREAGTLPAAGVTIASGGNAGLACAWAARGQDVPATVFLPTTAPGVKVGRLRGYGADVRLVGSEYAEALAACDAFAAETGALASHAYDHPLIAAGAGTLLEEIQRGLPGLDTVVVSVGGGGLFAGIATAARAHGVRVVAVEPENCRALHAALEAGRPVDVTVDSVAADSLGARRASAAALDAARQDHVRAVLVSDADIVRARRALWDDRRLVVEHAAATAHAALGAAYRPEPGERVCVVLCGSNTDPSDLVAPRR; encoded by the coding sequence GTGCACACGCTGAGCCACGCCGACGTCAAGACCGCCGCCGACCGGATCGCCGGACACGTCCGTCCCGTCACGATCGCCCCCGGGGACGCCGACGGGGTGTCGTTCGCGCTCGAACTCATGCAGCACACCGGTTCCTTCAAGGCGCGCGGCGCGCTGAACTTCCTGCTCGCCCACCGCGAGGCCGGGACCCTGCCGGCGGCCGGGGTCACGATCGCCTCCGGCGGGAACGCGGGGCTCGCCTGCGCGTGGGCCGCACGCGGGCAGGACGTGCCCGCGACGGTGTTCCTGCCCACCACGGCCCCCGGTGTGAAGGTCGGGCGGCTGCGCGGCTACGGCGCCGACGTCCGGCTCGTCGGCAGCGAGTACGCCGAGGCCCTCGCCGCGTGCGACGCGTTCGCGGCGGAGACCGGCGCGCTGGCCTCGCACGCGTACGACCACCCGCTGATCGCCGCGGGCGCGGGCACCCTCCTGGAGGAGATCCAGCGGGGTCTGCCCGGCCTCGACACGGTGGTGGTCTCGGTCGGCGGCGGCGGGCTCTTCGCCGGGATCGCGACCGCCGCCCGGGCGCACGGCGTCCGGGTGGTCGCGGTCGAGCCGGAGAACTGCCGGGCGCTGCACGCGGCGCTGGAGGCCGGCCGCCCGGTCGACGTCACCGTCGACTCGGTCGCCGCGGACTCGCTGGGTGCCCGCCGGGCCTCCGCGGCGGCCCTGGACGCGGCCCGCCAGGACCACGTCCGCGCGGTCCTGGTGAGCGACGCCGACATCGTGCGGGCCCGCCGAGCCCTGTGGGACGACCGCCGCCTCGTGGTCGAGCACGCCGCCGCCACGGCCCACGCCGCCCTGGGCGCGGCCTACCGCCCGGAGCCCGGCGAGCGGGTCTGCGTCGTCCTCTGCGGCTCGAACACCGACCCGTCCGACCTGGTGGCCCCGCGGCGGTAG
- a CDS encoding D-arabinono-1,4-lactone oxidase has product MTNVAGTWSNWSGSEHATPVRVVRPADAGEVAAAVAAAARGGSRVKAVGAGHSFSPVAVAPDVQLRLDGLAALESVDRTTGLVTVGAGMPLWRLNPLLAEHGLAMEILGDIDRQTVSGAISTGTHGSGTRFGGIATQVRALELVLADGTLVTCSAEERPELFAAARVGIGALGILTRVTLQCVPLFALHARDETRPVEETLARVHELADANDHFEFFWFPHSGTTLTRSFRRLPGDTPLTPIGDFSRRLDETVSGTGFDLLNRLGTRFPALVPPLTRFAARAMSAREWTDLSYKIFASVRDVRFHEGEFAIPREAAVDALREIKRWVDRSGERVSFPLEVRFAAPDDIWLSTAHGRESCYIAFHQYHRMPHERYFGACEDILGSFGGRPHWGKMHQLDAATLRTRYERFDDFTAVRDEVDPTGVFANAYLDRVLGPAPESAR; this is encoded by the coding sequence ATGACGAACGTGGCGGGCACGTGGAGCAACTGGTCGGGCAGCGAACACGCCACCCCGGTACGGGTGGTGCGCCCCGCCGACGCCGGCGAGGTGGCGGCAGCGGTGGCCGCCGCGGCACGCGGCGGGAGCCGGGTGAAGGCCGTCGGGGCGGGCCACTCCTTCAGCCCCGTCGCCGTCGCCCCCGACGTCCAGCTGCGGCTGGACGGGCTGGCCGCGCTGGAGTCGGTGGACCGCACGACGGGCCTGGTCACGGTAGGTGCGGGCATGCCGCTGTGGCGGCTCAACCCGCTCCTCGCCGAGCACGGACTCGCGATGGAGATCCTCGGCGACATCGACCGGCAGACCGTCTCCGGCGCCATCTCCACCGGCACCCACGGCAGCGGCACCCGCTTCGGGGGCATCGCGACCCAGGTGCGGGCGCTGGAGCTGGTCCTCGCGGACGGCACCCTCGTCACCTGCTCGGCCGAGGAGCGGCCCGAACTCTTCGCCGCCGCCCGCGTCGGCATCGGCGCCCTCGGCATCCTCACCCGGGTGACCCTCCAGTGCGTCCCGCTGTTCGCGCTGCACGCCCGGGACGAGACGCGGCCGGTCGAGGAGACCCTGGCCCGCGTCCACGAACTGGCCGACGCCAACGACCACTTCGAGTTCTTCTGGTTCCCGCACAGCGGGACCACGCTGACCCGCAGCTTCCGCCGGCTGCCGGGCGACACCCCGCTGACCCCGATCGGGGACTTCTCCCGGCGCCTCGACGAGACCGTCAGCGGCACCGGCTTCGACCTGCTCAACCGGCTCGGCACCCGCTTCCCGGCGCTCGTCCCGCCCCTCACGCGGTTCGCCGCCCGGGCCATGTCCGCACGCGAGTGGACCGACCTGTCGTACAAGATCTTCGCCTCGGTCCGCGACGTACGGTTCCACGAGGGCGAGTTCGCCATCCCCCGGGAGGCGGCCGTCGACGCGCTGCGGGAGATCAAGCGCTGGGTCGACCGCAGCGGCGAGCGCGTGTCGTTCCCGCTGGAGGTCCGCTTCGCCGCGCCCGACGACATCTGGCTCTCCACCGCGCACGGGCGCGAGAGCTGCTACATCGCCTTCCACCAGTACCACCGCATGCCCCACGAGCGGTACTTCGGGGCCTGCGAGGACATCCTCGGCTCCTTCGGCGGCCGCCCCCACTGGGGCAAGATGCACCAGCTGGACGCCGCCACGCTGCGCACCCGCTACGAGCGCTTCGACGACTTCACCGCCGTACGGGACGAGGTCGACCCGACCGGGGTCTTCGCCAACGCCTACCTGGACCGGGTCCTGGGTCCCGCACCGGAGTCCGCCAGGTAG
- a CDS encoding FG-GAP-like repeat-containing protein: MRPIPTRARVDDPPRRGRTARTAAVTLAALLLGTLPVAGATTATAAPAPGKSDPAKGATTPKRTANPADTALHAKATAEAKRTGKPVELASKRTETDDVWANPDGTFTQNHALTPVRVLRDGKLVTADTGLGRQRDGRIAPRATRVGLTFSGGGKSPLVTMRKDGRDISLTWPKPLPAPRIEGDSAVYPEVLRGVDLRVTADVTGFSHQLVVKNRAAADNPALASLGFGLKGKGLTLRKEANGELRALDPTGKALFTSAKPQMWDSGADRPAPEATTAPQARTAARTAKAPVADRVAAVDGISIGTRQADLGVALKGDTLTLTPDRKLLTAPGTTYPVVIDPQWRDDWKSAWALAYKHNSFPNSANTNYWNGGTLSKEARVGCAKDSANNYAVVCAKTFFQVGMGALWDKQILSSTFRIQQKYAGSWSCKSGDIQIWDTDGIGGGTTWNNQPAWKRMVDSSGQSFGGRNCPGDGDLIELNVTSAVADAARWHWPAWTMGLKSANDTVDVSWRKMNPDSARISTQYNTVPDSVGERGSDPSVSCGGGMIGTTDEVVLRARVSDGDDNSIRAEFNYWNDNDYWGTIKRPQVWVTSGNVAQVRIPTAELPTGTYRWDVRALDEYAAGPWAGQCVFSIDATRPGHPPKVSSGQFPENEPDNTSQARTKGTFTFNANGETDVVKYQWWTESDPKVREVSTGQPGGEASVEYTPSTTGPQTLFVRSLDAAGNRSDLKAYLFYAKRLPTRDKPGDLNGDGTVDIWSVDPGSGHLWMHPGKGDGTFDLSKKLGNRGPFGDAVSLSHRGSWNTDYYEDLVALRPAPGGARKDLIVYPGNGDGDLQPIDANRIPLATAMPENDHWAQADQALVIGSVDDDSKDGRIDAADQPDLLVKAGAELYLYLGSTGAYLDVTEAGFRPPILLGNADWQNMTLIAPGDLNGDALPEIWARDKTTGKIHQYTSRVSTDTSSPTVADLAVYGEAAARTSAIASGFTSPQHLEGNGDFEGDGHADLWSRDATGEITEFPGRAPSGGSSFGAGRRLVLGGTPWSECQSFTSAATGTHSLCGPILAKYLAKGGPGGYGYPTTDVLVPADGLGRYAGFRANGVNGENASIFWHPNTGAWMIQNGIREYWKSLGAEAGFLGYPTSDESTTFESDAWVTTFSGSGGAGAIYWTYDFGGRSIHGTIYKKYLELGGPSGFGYPTTDETNVDDGIGRYNNFRRRGETADSRSIYWTTTTGQAWGVWGSIRNKWLELGGGKSWLGYPQSEEYDVAGGPRTDFQKGYIRHNRWTGATAEHQTSDRTDTLRKEFSGDFNGDGRADLATVYDYGSDAMALYTHAAKADGGFAAPVVAYNSGAWNWRVSQSQWVSGDFNGDGRDDLAALYGYGDGANGMFTFLGQADGTFTQVPRSAYTGPGNWDATKGKLVAGDYNGDGRDDVVMLYDHGNCDTGAYTFLSKADGSFNNIFGSWRSGAGNWCQGQTKFVGGDFNGDGRDDLVGFYGYNDGSVTVWTLPSKADGGFATTIPSLHMNPGIWEWWRSKLTAGDYNGDGRADLAAMYDYGYGNASLFTMTSKADGTINEAFRSWQAPSGTWHVQEASFPVSGDTDHDGREDIAIMYNDALGGTAANTFKARADGGFENPWKSWQASAGTW; this comes from the coding sequence GTGAGACCCATCCCGACGCGCGCCCGCGTCGACGATCCGCCCCGCCGCGGCAGAACGGCCCGCACCGCGGCCGTCACGCTCGCCGCCCTGCTGCTCGGCACGCTGCCCGTCGCCGGGGCCACCACGGCCACCGCGGCTCCCGCCCCCGGCAAGAGCGACCCGGCCAAGGGCGCCACCACGCCCAAGCGCACCGCGAACCCCGCCGACACCGCCCTGCACGCCAAGGCGACCGCCGAGGCCAAGCGCACCGGCAAGCCGGTAGAACTCGCCTCCAAGCGCACCGAGACCGACGACGTCTGGGCCAACCCGGACGGCACGTTCACCCAGAACCACGCCCTGACGCCGGTCCGCGTCCTGCGCGACGGCAAGCTGGTGACCGCGGACACCGGGCTCGGCCGGCAGCGCGACGGCCGGATCGCCCCCCGCGCCACCCGCGTCGGGCTCACCTTCTCCGGCGGCGGCAAGTCCCCGCTCGTCACCATGCGCAAGGACGGCAGGGACATCTCCCTGACCTGGCCCAAGCCGCTGCCCGCCCCGCGCATCGAGGGCGACAGCGCCGTCTACCCCGAGGTCCTGCGCGGCGTCGACCTGCGGGTCACCGCCGACGTCACCGGTTTCTCGCACCAGCTGGTCGTCAAGAACCGCGCCGCCGCCGACAACCCGGCCCTCGCCTCCCTCGGCTTCGGCCTGAAGGGCAAGGGCCTGACCCTCCGCAAGGAGGCCAACGGCGAGCTGCGGGCCCTCGACCCCACCGGCAAGGCCCTGTTCACCTCGGCCAAGCCGCAGATGTGGGACTCCGGCGCCGACCGGCCGGCCCCCGAGGCCACCACCGCGCCCCAGGCCCGTACCGCCGCCCGTACCGCCAAGGCCCCGGTCGCCGACCGGGTCGCCGCCGTCGACGGCATCTCCATCGGCACCCGCCAGGCGGACCTCGGCGTCGCGCTCAAGGGCGACACCCTCACGCTCACGCCCGACCGGAAGCTGCTGACCGCTCCCGGCACCACCTACCCGGTGGTCATCGACCCCCAGTGGCGTGACGACTGGAAGTCCGCCTGGGCCCTCGCGTACAAGCACAACTCCTTCCCGAACTCGGCGAACACCAACTACTGGAACGGTGGGACGCTCAGCAAGGAAGCCCGCGTCGGCTGCGCCAAGGACTCCGCGAACAACTACGCGGTGGTCTGCGCGAAGACCTTCTTCCAGGTCGGCATGGGCGCCCTGTGGGACAAGCAGATCCTGTCCTCCACCTTCCGCATCCAGCAGAAGTACGCCGGCTCGTGGAGCTGCAAGTCCGGTGACATCCAGATCTGGGACACCGACGGCATCGGCGGCGGCACCACCTGGAACAACCAGCCCGCCTGGAAGCGCATGGTGGACTCCTCGGGCCAGTCCTTCGGCGGGCGCAACTGCCCCGGCGACGGCGACCTGATCGAGCTCAACGTCACCTCCGCGGTCGCCGACGCGGCCCGCTGGCACTGGCCGGCCTGGACCATGGGCCTCAAGTCCGCCAACGACACCGTCGACGTGTCCTGGCGCAAGATGAACCCGGACAGCGCCCGCATCTCCACGCAGTACAACACCGTGCCCGACTCCGTCGGCGAGCGCGGTTCCGACCCCTCGGTGTCCTGCGGCGGCGGCATGATCGGCACCACCGACGAGGTCGTGCTCCGCGCCCGCGTCTCGGACGGCGACGACAACAGCATCCGCGCCGAGTTCAACTACTGGAACGACAACGACTACTGGGGCACCATCAAGCGTCCCCAGGTCTGGGTCACCAGCGGCAACGTCGCGCAGGTGCGCATCCCCACCGCCGAGCTGCCCACCGGCACCTACCGCTGGGACGTCCGCGCACTCGACGAGTACGCGGCCGGCCCCTGGGCGGGCCAGTGCGTGTTCAGCATCGACGCCACCCGTCCCGGCCACCCGCCGAAGGTGAGCTCCGGCCAGTTCCCCGAGAACGAGCCGGACAACACCTCCCAGGCGCGGACGAAGGGCACCTTCACCTTCAACGCCAACGGCGAGACCGACGTCGTGAAGTACCAGTGGTGGACCGAGTCCGACCCCAAGGTGCGCGAGGTCTCCACGGGCCAGCCGGGCGGTGAGGCCTCGGTCGAGTACACCCCGTCCACGACCGGCCCGCAGACCCTGTTCGTGCGCAGCCTGGACGCGGCCGGCAACCGCTCCGACCTCAAGGCGTACCTCTTCTACGCCAAGCGCCTGCCCACCCGCGACAAGCCGGGTGACCTCAACGGCGACGGCACTGTCGACATCTGGAGCGTCGACCCGGGCTCCGGCCACCTGTGGATGCACCCCGGCAAGGGCGACGGCACCTTCGACCTGTCGAAGAAGCTGGGCAACCGCGGTCCGTTCGGCGACGCCGTGTCCCTCTCGCACCGGGGCAGCTGGAACACCGACTACTACGAGGACCTGGTCGCCCTGCGCCCGGCCCCCGGCGGCGCCCGCAAGGACCTGATCGTCTACCCGGGCAACGGTGACGGCGACCTCCAGCCGATCGACGCCAACCGCATCCCGCTGGCCACCGCGATGCCCGAGAACGACCACTGGGCCCAGGCCGACCAGGCCCTGGTCATCGGCAGCGTCGACGACGACTCCAAGGACGGCCGGATCGACGCGGCGGACCAGCCCGACCTGCTCGTCAAGGCCGGCGCGGAGCTGTACCTCTACCTCGGCTCGACGGGTGCCTACCTCGACGTGACGGAGGCCGGCTTCCGCCCGCCGATCCTGCTCGGCAACGCCGACTGGCAGAACATGACCCTCATCGCCCCCGGTGACCTGAACGGCGACGCGCTGCCGGAGATCTGGGCCCGCGACAAGACGACCGGCAAGATCCACCAGTACACCAGCCGCGTCAGCACCGACACCTCCTCGCCGACCGTCGCCGACCTGGCCGTGTACGGCGAGGCCGCGGCCCGCACCAGCGCGATCGCGAGCGGCTTCACCTCGCCGCAGCACCTGGAGGGCAACGGCGACTTCGAGGGCGACGGCCACGCCGACCTGTGGTCGCGCGACGCCACCGGCGAGATCACCGAGTTCCCGGGCCGCGCCCCCAGCGGCGGCTCCTCCTTCGGCGCCGGCCGCAGGCTCGTGCTCGGCGGCACCCCCTGGTCCGAGTGCCAGAGCTTCACCTCGGCGGCGACCGGCACGCACTCCCTGTGCGGCCCGATCCTGGCCAAGTACCTGGCCAAGGGCGGTCCGGGCGGCTACGGCTACCCGACCACCGACGTCCTGGTCCCGGCCGACGGCCTGGGACGGTACGCGGGCTTCCGTGCGAACGGCGTCAACGGTGAGAACGCCTCGATCTTCTGGCACCCGAACACCGGCGCCTGGATGATCCAGAACGGCATCCGCGAGTACTGGAAGTCGCTGGGCGCCGAAGCGGGCTTCCTCGGCTACCCGACGTCCGACGAGTCCACCACGTTCGAGAGCGACGCCTGGGTCACCACGTTCAGCGGCTCCGGCGGTGCCGGCGCCATCTACTGGACGTACGACTTCGGCGGCCGTTCCATCCACGGCACCATCTACAAGAAGTACCTGGAGCTGGGCGGCCCGTCCGGATTCGGCTACCCGACCACCGACGAGACCAACGTCGACGACGGCATCGGCCGGTACAACAACTTCCGGCGCCGCGGCGAGACCGCCGACTCCCGCTCCATCTACTGGACCACCACCACGGGCCAGGCCTGGGGCGTGTGGGGCAGCATCCGCAACAAGTGGCTCGAACTGGGCGGCGGCAAGAGCTGGCTCGGCTACCCGCAGTCGGAGGAGTACGACGTGGCGGGCGGTCCGCGGACCGACTTCCAGAAGGGCTACATCCGCCACAACCGCTGGACCGGCGCCACCGCCGAGCACCAGACGTCCGACCGCACCGACACCCTCCGCAAGGAGTTCTCGGGCGACTTCAACGGCGACGGCCGCGCCGACCTGGCCACGGTCTACGACTACGGCAGCGACGCGATGGCCCTGTACACGCACGCCGCCAAGGCGGACGGCGGCTTCGCCGCCCCCGTGGTCGCCTACAACAGCGGCGCCTGGAACTGGCGGGTCTCGCAGTCCCAGTGGGTCTCCGGTGACTTCAACGGCGACGGCCGCGACGACCTGGCCGCCCTCTACGGCTACGGTGACGGCGCCAACGGCATGTTCACGTTCCTGGGCCAGGCCGACGGCACCTTCACCCAGGTCCCGCGCAGCGCGTACACGGGCCCCGGCAACTGGGACGCCACCAAGGGCAAGCTGGTCGCCGGCGACTACAACGGCGACGGCCGCGACGACGTGGTCATGCTCTACGACCACGGCAACTGCGACACCGGCGCGTACACCTTCCTGTCGAAGGCGGACGGCTCGTTCAACAACATCTTCGGCAGCTGGCGCTCCGGCGCCGGCAACTGGTGCCAGGGCCAGACCAAGTTCGTCGGGGGCGACTTCAACGGCGACGGCCGTGACGACCTCGTCGGCTTCTACGGCTACAACGACGGCTCGGTCACCGTGTGGACCCTCCCGAGCAAGGCCGACGGCGGCTTCGCCACGACGATCCCGTCCCTGCACATGAACCCCGGCATATGGGAGTGGTGGCGCTCCAAGCTCACCGCCGGCGACTACAACGGCGACGGCCGCGCCGACCTGGCCGCGATGTACGACTACGGCTACGGCAACGCCTCGCTGTTCACCATGACCAGCAAGGCGGACGGCACGATCAACGAGGCCTTCCGCAGCTGGCAGGCGCCCTCGGGCACCTGGCACGTCCAGGAGGCGTCGTTCCCGGTCTCGGGCGACACCGACCACGACGGCCGCGAGGACATCGCGATCATGTACAACGACGCTCTCGGCGGCACCGCGGCGAACACCTTCAAGGCGCGCGCCGACGGAGGCTTCGAGAACCCGTGGAAGAGCTGGCAGGCCTCGGCGGGCACCTGGTAG
- a CDS encoding L-threonylcarbamoyladenylate synthase has protein sequence MAKYFDVHPQTPQARTIGTVVDSLRAGALIAYPTDSCFALGCRLGNHDAVERIKSIRHLDDRHHFTLVCENFAQLGQFVQVDNDVFRAIKAATPGSYTFILPATREVPRRLMHPKKKTVGVRIPDHNVTRALLAELGEPLVSSTLLLPDEDEPLTQGWEIKERLDHVLDAVVDSGDCGTEPTTVVDFSSGEAEIVRRGAGDPARFE, from the coding sequence ATGGCGAAGTACTTCGACGTTCATCCGCAGACCCCGCAGGCCCGCACCATCGGCACCGTGGTCGACAGCCTCCGGGCCGGCGCCCTCATCGCGTACCCCACCGACTCCTGCTTCGCGCTGGGCTGCCGGCTCGGCAACCACGACGCGGTGGAGCGCATCAAGTCGATCCGGCACCTCGACGACCGGCACCACTTCACCCTGGTGTGCGAGAACTTCGCGCAGCTGGGCCAGTTCGTGCAGGTCGACAACGACGTGTTCCGGGCGATCAAGGCGGCCACCCCGGGCAGCTACACCTTCATCCTCCCGGCCACCCGGGAGGTCCCGCGCCGCCTGATGCACCCCAAGAAGAAGACCGTCGGCGTCCGCATCCCCGACCACAACGTGACCCGCGCCCTGCTCGCCGAGCTCGGCGAGCCCCTGGTGTCCAGCACCCTGCTCCTGCCCGACGAGGACGAGCCGCTGACCCAGGGCTGGGAGATCAAGGAGCGGCTCGACCACGTCCTCGACGCCGTGGTGGACTCCGGCGACTGCGGCACCGAGCCCACGACGGTCGTCGACTTCTCCAGCGGAGAGGCCGAGATCGTACGGCGCGGAGCGGGCGACCCGGCACGCTTCGAGTGA